The Marivirga tractuosa DSM 4126 genome contains the following window.
ACTCCACCTAAATTAAAGGCCCAATCGTCATTAGTTCTAAATTTGAATCTTCTTCCTTGATCGTCAATGCTATTTTCAGCAAAATAAACAACCCCGTGCCAAGTTGGATGACCATTTACCTCCTTAAATACCATATCTCTATCACTATCAAAAGCATTGGCATTTGTACTTCCTAGAATTCCAAAGTTATATTCTGCTGGGTCAAAAGTTATTTCTTCAGCCTCACCAGTTTTAGTAAATTCAACAAAGGCTCCACCATCATTTTGTAACTCTACATTTATAGTATAGATACCATCTTCTTTAGCAAATGGTATATCATCACCTCCAGCTACAAGAGCATCTGCAGTACCTCCATAATTTGTAAAAGCCACGTATCCATTTTCTGCTTCGTTATTTCTAATAATTTTCCATGCATTATTGATTCGAAGTTTATACATATCGCCTTGTCTTATTTCAACACCACCAGTTTCGAAAACAAAACCATCTTCAGGGTTTGAAGAAACTACATCCAATTCAACATCAGACCAACCAGAAGGTGCACCAATAAATGAAACTTTTTTTACTTCCATTACAATCAGCTCAGTAGTTGTTTCATCATAAGAAATTTTGAAAAACCCATCATTTGCAATATTCACCGCTTCTCCTTCACTTTCTAATAAACCTATTTGATAACTATCAAAAGGCTCTTCATCAGCATTAACTAAATCCTCTACAGCAACTTTTGAAAGCGCCCCTCCTAAAGTAGAAGAAACTTCTTTACTTTCCACTTTCTGTATTTGGTAATCACCTGCTTCTAAAAAAACATAGTTACCAAAAAAACCTTCTCTATCAGTTGGCACATTTCCTTCACCTTCTACTTTTTCTGGCAATAAAGCCTTTTCTGCTACAGGATCTTCTCCATCCACTACAAAGTAGTAACCATCGGCTACGTTAAGGCCTTCTGTAACATCAATAGTAGGCTCGTCTTCTTCACATGAGACCATAAACATAGCTGCGGTAAGCAACAATGCCAGGCTCCATAATTTTGTTAAGTTTTTCATAATTTAATTGTTTAAAGTTTACTTAATGTTTAAGTCATTTAGTCGCTTTATTTTCGTTGCGCAACTAAAATTTCCATATTCCAAGTTTAGCGCAACAATTAGCCATATGATAGCCAAAAGCATATTTTTTTACCGCAATCGGTTGCGCAATCGTTTGCAGGTATTGATATTTTTACTGATGTTTGCAGGAGATATGTATTCGTGTGCGAATTGTGCAAATTCGGTTACTATTGAAAAGGAGAATCCTTACATTTAAATGGTCGGTGTGCCACCGACCATGGCTGTCCTTGTTTTCCGTGGTCGGTGGCACACCGACCACCAAGAGGAAACCAAAATCAACTATCTATGAAAAAAGCTAATATTACCATCAAAGACATAGCAAAGGAATTAGGAGTCTCTCCTTCTACCGTCTCACGTGCATTGAAAGACCATCCTGATATTAGTTCTAATACAAAAAAACAAATCAATGATTTAGCTCAAAAGCTTAATTATCAACCCAATACAGTAGCATTAAGTCTTCGGCAAAGCAAAACCAACACCTTGGGCGTTATCATACCAGAAATTGCTCACTTCTTCTTTTCTGCTGTAATTAGTGGGATAGAAGATATTGCGCATGATGCAGGATATCATGTCATCATCACTCAATCAAATGAATCTTTCGAAAGAGAGGTTATGAATACCAAAGCACTCTTCAATTCTCGTGTAGATGGCATTCTGATGTCTGTTTCAAGAGAAACTGAGAATTACGATCATCTGCAAAGTTTGCTGGATTATGATATTCCCTTAGTGTTTTTTGACCGAATAATTGATTCGCTCAATGCTTGTAAAGTAATTGTAAATGATGAACAAGGTGCTTATGAAGCCACAACACACCTCATTGAGCAAGGTTGCTACAGAATTGCTCATTTGGCCGGCCCACAAAATTTAGCAATCAGTAAAAACAGGTTGAATGGATATAAAGCTGCCTTGGCCGATAATCGATATATGATTGACGACAACCTCATTAAAGTCTGTGGACTAGGTACTTTTGAAGAAGCAGAATCCATTACCAATGAAATTTTAGATTATCGCTTTCCGCCTGACGCAATATTTGCCAATAATGATGTGGCGGCATATGGTGCCATGATGGCCATCAGAAAGAAAAAATTAAGAATCCCTGAGGATATTGCCATTGTAGGCTTTAGTAATTGGCGATTTTCAAGTTTAATCCAGCCTGCTTTATCATCTGTTACACAGCCCGGCTTTAAAATGGGACAAGAAGCAACTCGTTTATTAATGAAGCAAATCAACAAAGCTGATGATGAAGAAAGCATAACGGAAACCATCTCCTTGAAAACCAATTTGGTGGTGAGGGAGTCTTCTAAAAAGATCTAAACAGATTAGCAAGCAATTCTTTAAATACTTGAGATAGAATGTGCCAGTATACTGCTGGCTGCCTTTGGCTTGTGGAAACTACTGCCTGCTCAGGCATTTTTCACTTCAAACAGCTTTAATACCGGGCAATAGAAACAAGTAGAAATTAGAACCTATCCAAAGTATTTAGTTACTAACAAAAATTTAAATTAGAAACTAAAAAATTTCATTGCGAAAACTTTGCGGCTCTGTGAGAATATCTAAGAGTCTTTGACGCCTATCCAGATAATCACAAATCGTAAACCTGCAACACTCCCACGCATTTTTGGTTTTCAACTACCAATAGCGTATTGATTTTACACTCCATCATCATTTCTTCCGCCTTTTTCAACTTCATCTCTTTATCAATGGAAATAGGTGATTTTGTCATGATGTCTTTGGCTTTAAGACTTAAGAATGATTCTTTTTGAGCATTCATGCCTCTTCTCAAATCACCATCAGTAATAACACCAACTAATTCTCCATTTTCTTCAATTATGGCAAGGCCTAATCTGCCATTTGAAATGCTATGAATTACCACATCCATATCACTGTGAGAATCAATTACAGGCAAATCTGATGAACGCATTACATCTTTCACGGTCATTAACAACCTTCTTCCCAATGACCCACCGGGGTGGAAAAGTGCAAAATGTTCGGGTTTAAAATCACGCTCTTTCATTAAAGCAACTGCTAATGCATCTCCCATAACCAAAGTAGCCGTGGTTGAGGAAGTAGGCGCCAAATCTAGTGGGCAAGCCTCTTGCTCTACATGTACATTTAAATGAAAATGAGTATTTTTAGCCAATGTGGATTCAGGATTTCCACTTACACCAATAATCTTATTGCCATTACGCAGGAAAAAAGGTATGATTTTTAATAATTCGTCCGTTTCTCCCGAATTTGATATCGCCATTACAATATCATCTTCTTGAATTAAACCTAAGTCACCATGATAGGCCTCTCCCGGATGAAGGAAATAGCTTGGTGTGCCTGTACTTGAAAAGGTAGCCGCAATCTTTTTTCCTATTATACCAGATTTACCCATGCCCGTCACAATAAGCTTGCCTTTACTTTCCATAATGGCATGAACTGCTTGTTCAAAGTCTGGCGTAAGTATGCTCTCTAAATCTTTAATAGATTTAGCTTCAATAGCAATGGTTTCTTTGGCTGATTCTAAAATCCGGCTCATTAAACTAGTTTTTTAATTAAATCTCTTAAATCTTTTAAATACAATTGGTTAGGCCCGTCACTCCACGCTTCTTCAGGATTCGGATGTGTTTCTAAGAAATAACCATTTGCTCCAAAGGCTTTTGCTGCCAAGGCCATTCCCGGTACAAATTCTCTATTTCCTCCAGTTTTCCCTCCTGCTCCACCAGGACGCTGAACTGAATGAGTGCAGTCCATTACAACAGGAAACCCGAGCTGCAACATATCTGGAATATTTCTGAAATCCACAACCAAGTTATTATAACCGTACATATTTCCACGTTCAGTTAACATCACTTGCTTGTTGCCTGCTTGAACCACTTTTTGGCTTGGGTAAAGCATGTCTTCACCCGATAAAAATTGTGCTTTCTTGATATTTACAATCTTTCCAGTTTCTGCAGCAGCTAATAATAAATCCGTTTGACGGCACAAAAAGGCAGGGATCTGCATGATATCCACCACTTCTTCCAATAATTTAGGTTGGTAAGATTCATGCACATCTGTTGTCACTGGAAGGTTATAAGTGGTTTTAATTTCTTTTAACCATTCTTTTCCTTCTTCCAAACCAGGCCCACGCTTAGCTGATGCCGAAGTGCGATTAGCTTTATCAAAAGAGGATTTAAAGATTATTTCCACCCCTAATTCATCCTTAATACTGACCAATTCTTTAGCTACTTTATGAAGTAAATCCATACTTTCCATCACGCATGGCCCAACAATGAAAAAAGGTTTATCTGAAGTTAATTTTTGATATAATTCTTGCGACATCTATTTGATAATAAAACGGTAAAGCCCTAAAAATAATTGTAAATGCAAAGTTGCTATTTTAAATTTCAAAATAGAAATAAATGATTTGCTTTTATTGCTTATCGCTCCTTTAGTTAAATACGAAACTAAAGATTAGACAATAATTCAAAGCTTATTCCATATTCCACTGTTTTCATGGTTGTTGGCAAACTGTCTTCAGGATATTAATCAAGTCCTCGAAGTCTAGTAAACTGAACTTTAAAAGAGACAACAGTATACTTTTAATAATAGAGAATAGTGCCCATACATGTAGTTTTCTGCTGATTTAAATCTTTGAAAACTGTCACCTACAGGCTTTATAGGGGTATTGCTTCAGAGATCTAAAGGTGTTAGCAGGAAATCTTGCTCCTTAATAATAAAATCTAAACAAAGTTCTTTTCAAACTATTTTATATCTTTAAAAAGCCACATTAATAAATTATTAAATACAAAAAGTTAAATTGCAAACGTAACCGCAAACGATTGCGCTAATTTTATAAAGAAATGAATATTGTTCAGTTTTAATATTCGATAGATTAGCAATTCTTAAATAGAATTACAGATGATAAGTTCACAAACCATAAATAAATCAAACCTTAACCTACACTGCGGGAAGATTGAAGCCTATAAACGCAATGCATACGGCATTTCGGGTAAAACAGAAAATGCATTTTTTCGAATATCAGTGGTTCAAAAAGGTATTTTTAAGATACACCTAAGCCTTACAGAAGAATTTGATGAGCATTCTTACGCTGTAATTTCCAAGCCTGTCGGGATTGATTTTTCTATTTTGGATGCAAATGGCCATTTAGAGCTTAAAACCGAAGCTTTAACGTTAGAGATTAAAAAAGATCCATTTACTACAATTTTTAAGGATCATGACGGGAATATTATTAATGAGGATGATCATGCCTTGGGAACTTCTTGGTTGGGCGAACAAGTAACCACATATAAAAAACTTCAAGAAGGTGAAAGATTTATTGGTTTAGGAGAAAAAACCGGCCCATTGGATAGAAAAGGAACCGGTTACCAAAACTGGAATACTGATCATTTTGGATATCCGCCTGATAGTGATCCATTATATTGTACTACTCCTTTTTATATTGGAATTCACCAAGGTCTTTCATATGGAATATATTTAGACAATTCTCATAAAACGCATTTCAATTTTGGAGCCTCCAATAGACGGTTTTCTAGTTTTTCTGCCGATCAAGGTGATATGGCCTATTATTTCATTCATGAAGAGAGCATTGAAGAAATCATCAGTTCCTATACCGACCTAACCGGAAGAATGGAACTCCCTCCTATTTGGAGTTTGGGCTATCAGCAATGTCGATACAGTTACAAACCTGATAAGGAAGTCTTAAGTATAGCCAAATTTTTCAGGGAAAAAGAAATTCCAGCTGATGTAATTGTATTGGACATCCATCATATGGAGCAATACAAAATCTTCACATGGGATGGCAAAGATTTCCCTAATCCCAAGCAAATGATTGACAAGCTGGAAGAAATGGGCTTCAAAGTGGTCGTAATCTGTGACCCAGGTATTAAAATAGAAGAAGGATATGATGCCTATGATTCTGGCACAAAAGAAGACGTTTTTATCAAATATCCTGATGGTGAATATTATGAAGGAGAGGTTTGGCCAGGATGGTGTCATTTCCCTGATTTTACCAAGCCTACAGTAAGAACTTGGTGGCAAGATAAATTGAAAGCCTATACTGATTTAGGAATTCTTGGACTATGGAATGACATGAACGAAATCGCTACTTGGGGGCAATATTTACCTGATTTAATGGAATTTGATTACGAAGGAGATAAAGCCTCAACCCGAAAAGCCCGTAACGTTTACGGAATGCAAATGGCGAGAAGCACTTACGAAGGTGCAAAGCAAAATTCTCCTAATAAAAGAGTTTTTAACTTAACTAGAGCAGGGTTCTCAGGAATTCAACGTTATGCAGCCGTCTGGACAGGTGATAACGTTGCTGATGATGAGCACATGTTATTAGGAGTTCGACTAGTCAATAGCTTAGGTTTGGCAGGCGTAGCATTTTCAGGATATGACATTGGTGGTTTTGCAGGAGATGCAGATAGTCAACTCTTTGCCAGATGGATTTCAATAGGCGCATTTGCTCCTTTTTTCAGGGGGCACAGCATGATTAATAGTCGGGATTCAGAACCATGGGCTTATGGTGAAGAAGTGGAGGAAATCTCGAGAAACTACATCAATCTTCGCTACAAAATGATGCCTTATATCTATTCTGCATTTTATAAAGCGCACGAAAAAGGAATCCCAGTTGCTAGAAGTTTGGCAATTTACCATCCACACGATGAGAAAATCTATCATTCTTTATATGAAAACCAATATTTCTTTGGGCCTGACATTATGGTTGCTCCTGTTGCAAGTAAAGTAAATTTAGCTAAGGTCTATTTTCCTGAGGGTGAATGGTATGATTTATTTGACGATACTTTTTATAGAGGAAATCAAGAAGTAATAGTAGAATGCCCAATTGAAAGACTACCCGTTTTTGTGAGAGCTTCGGCAATAATCCCCATGCAAGACAAATTGGAAAACTTAAGCCAAAATCAGAATGATTGCCTTCATTTACATATCTACGGTGGACAAGAAGAAAATAGATATGAATATTATGAAGATGATGGAGAATCATTTAATCATGTGAGTGGAGAGTTCTACAAAAGAACTATTGAGTTTATCCCTGAAAAGAGGCAATTGCTATTACACGCTAAAGAAGGGGACTATAATTCTCAATATCAAAAAATTCAATTGTTCTTTCACGGATTTGAAGGTAAAATAAACGGTAAAATCCAGGTGAATCAACAAACTATTCCATTGGAAAAGGCAGATTTCAATTTCGTTGACCAGATTTCCAATTTCGATCCTTTACCTGAGAATGAGAGAATCAATCTAAAAGTACATGATTTGCCAAATGCAATTTTCAATATGGATGATGATAAGATTGAAATCAAATGGTAATGATAGAGAATTTCAAACTCATTAAATCGTCAATATTCTTTAGTAAAAATCATATGAACAAATATTTCTTAAGCATTTTAATAATAGCGCTAGCTTTCAATTACTCTTGTAATCCCAAGCAAGAAAAAGATCAGCAGAAAAAGATATTGTTATATCCTGAAAAAGCTAAGGATATGAATATCTATGAAGTCAATATTAGGCAATACACACCTGAAGGAACTATCAAAGCCTTTATTCCGCATATTGATCGATTAAAGAATATGGGAGTAGATATATTATGGATAATGCCAGTTCAGCCCATTGGCGAAAAGAACAGAAAAGAACCTTTGGGCAGCTACTACTCCATTAAGGATTACACTGCTATAAATCCAAATTTTGGCACATTAGAAGATTTTAACAAACTAGTCAAAACAGCTCATGAAAATGAGATGATCGTACTATTGGATTGGGTAGCCAACCATACTGCTTATGACCATCCTTGGGCAGAAGAACACCCAGAATTTTACAATTTAGATTCTTTAGGTCAGCTTCAATCTCCAGTTGCAGACTGGACTGATGTTGCTGATCTCAATTATGAAAACAAAGATTTACACCAAGCCATGATTAATGAAATGAAATGGTGGATAACTGAAGCTGATATTGACGGCTTCAGGTGTGACATGGCAGGCATGGTGCCCAATAATTTTTGGGACAAAGCGATTGACAGCCTAGAAGCTACAAAAGATGTCTTTATGCTAGCTGAGTGGGAAGAGCCTAAAATACATGATGCAGGATTTGATATGTCATATGGATGGGAATTACACCATATGTTAAATGACATAGCAAATGGTAAAGCAAATGCTGATTCTGTAGTGGCTTATCTAAAAAAAGATGCTGAAAAATATGATTCAACAGCTTTTAGAATGTACTTCACAACGAATCATGATGAAAACAGCTGGGCTGGAACTGTATTTGAAAGAATGGGGGATGCTTACCAGGCACTTGCAGTTTTAACTGCTACTATTCCTGGAATGCCTTTGATTTATAGCGGACAAGAGGCAGGATTAGACAAAAGATTGCCATTTTTTAATAAAGACAGTATTGATTGGTCAAATCTTGAATATGAGGACTTTTACAGTCAATTATTAATGCTTAAGAAAAATAATCCAGCCTTGTGGAATGGAGCTTATGGTGGAAATTTCACTGAAATAAACAAGGAGCAAAACTCTTCAGAAATTTTAGCTTTTAGCAGAAAAAAGGATAATAATGAGGTATTAGTTATATTAAATCTATCTGATAGCATTCAATCATTTAAAATTGATAAACGTTTTACAGGCATTACTTATCAAAAAGCCAGTAACTCTGCAATGACCGTTACCTTTGACGATCAACAACAACCACTTGCATTCGACCCTTGGTCTTATATGATTTTAACTAAAAATAGCTTGAACACTAAATAATGGACAATATATCAATAGCCTCCAAGAAGCCAAAATTAAAGTTTTGGGAAATTTGGAACATGAGTTTTGGTTTTTTAGGTATTCAGTTTGGCTTTGCCTTACAAAATGCAAATGTCAGTAGAATATTTGATACCCTCGGGGCAGAAAAAGAAAGCTTACCCATTCTATGGTTAGCAGCACCGGTTACTGGTCTGGTAGTTCAGCCCATTATTGGTTATTATTCAGATAGAACATGGATTCCCAAATGGGGAAGACGAAGACCATTCTTTGCAGTTGGTGCAATATTAGCGACCATCGCTTTGTTCATTATGCCCAATTCACCTAGTTTATGGATAGCAGCTGGAATGTTATGGATAATGGATGGCTCAATCAATGTGAGCATGGAGCCCTTTAGAGCTTTTGTAGGTGACATGTTACCAAATGAACAGAGATCAAAAGGCTTTGCTATGCAAGCTTTTTTTATTGGTATTGGTGCAGTAATAGCTTCTGTTTTGCCTTACGTTCTTACCAATTGGTTAGGATTTAGTAATGAAGCTCCGGATGGCCAGATTCCTGATTCAGTAAAATGGTCATTTTATATCGGGGGAGTTGCCTTTTTCTCGGCTGTGATGTGGACCGTATTCAACACTAAAGAGTATCCACCAGATGATATAGAGAAACTTAAGCTTGAAAATAGTGAAAGAGGAATCTTTACAGGATTAGCCGAATCATTTATAGGGATATTCAAAATGCCCAAAACTATGGTGCAATTGGCATTTGTACAATTTTTCTCTTGGTTCGCTTTATTTGCTATGTGGATTTACACAACACCGGCAGTAACCGAGCATGTATACGGAACCTTAGATACTAAATCAGCACTTTATAATGAAGGAGCTAATTGGGTAGGGATTATGTTTGGAGTTTATAATGGGGTGGCAGCATTAGCAGCCTTTTTATTACCTCAATTAGCTAAATACTTTGGCAGAAAAGGAACTCACATGCTTGCTTTATTTTGTGGAGCTGCTGGTTTGATTTCAGTATTTTATGTAAATAACCCTGATTTGCTTGTAATCAGTATGATAGGAGTAGGCATTGCTTGGGCAAGTATTCTATCGTTACCCTATGCTATGCTGAGTAGTGCACTACCTTCTGATAAAATGGGCTACTACATGGGAGTATTCAATTTCTTTATTGTTATCCCTCAAATTGTGGCGGCAGGAATATTAGGATTTATATTAAAATATTTTTTTAATAACGATACTATTTATGCTTTGGTCATTGGTGGAATATCCATGATTCTAGCAGGGCTTTTAAGTTTATGGGTTAGGGATAAGGATGAAGAAAAAATAAGTAAATTTTAGCATATAGAGGCAGTTCAAATACATTGCAACCAAAATATTTGATATCAACCGAAATACAATTTGGGTCTAGAACTTTATATTTCTAATTACTTCAATATCCATTTTATTTTTAGTACAATTGTTCTTTTAAAAAAGTCATTGAACTTTTTTATGACTATTATAACTTAATAGTTGTCAGGTTGATATTAAATTGTATAAAATGAAAAAACTTTTACCCCTTACACTATTACTAACTTTAATATTGATCACCTTCAATATTAAAGCACAAAAATCTAGTTCTTGGGTTTCCATTTCGGTCGATAACACAGAACGAATGATCCCTGTAAAAAAACAAAAGGATTTCAAGCTAAAAGTAGATGAAATAAAATCATATCTAAAACAATCAGGTCAACAATCGAAATTGTCAATCCCCTACCCTAATGGAAACTTTAAAAGTTTCAATTTAAAAGAAAGACAAATAATGGAACCGGCATTAGCTGCCAAATTCCCTAATATTAAAGTTTATGTAGGTAGAAATCCTGAGACAGGTGATAATGTTAGGATATCCATCGGTAAAGATGGGTTTCATGCCATGGTATTTTCGAAAGAAGGTACGTTCTTTATTGACCCAGTTTCAAAATCAGACAATTTGAAACATCAAGTTTATTACAAAAAAGACTTAGATGAAGAATTGATAAATAAAAATTTCTACGAAGAAGAGCCAATTGTAGCTGATCAACAAAGATTTGAAGAGGTTAAAAATAAAGTAGAGGCAGGGTTAGTGGAACGCCCTTCAGGAACTGAATTACGAACCTACAGATTAGCTGTGGCTACTACCGGTGAATACACCCAATTTCACGGAGGAACAGTTGAGGATGCCATGTCGGCTATTGTAACCACCATGAACAGGGTAAATGGAATATATGAAAGAGATATAGCCGTTACCATGGTTTTGGTAGACAATAATGATCAATTAATTTATACTGATGCTTCTACTGATCCATTCACAAATGATGATGCTGGTTCTTTTATTGATGAAGTTCAAGCAGACATCACCAGTATAATTGGCAGTGCAAATTTTGATATCGGCCATGGATTTTCAACTGGTGCGGGTGGTCTGGCTTCCTTAGGTTCTGTTTGTGTTGACAGCAGAAAAGCAAGTGGAGTAACAGGACGTTCAAATCCAGTAGGAGATCCTTATGATGTAGACTATGTAGCTCATGAAATAGGCCATCAATTTGGCGCTCCTCATACTTTTAATGGAGTGGTAGGTTCTTGTGCGGGTAATAATAGAAGTGCTAGTTCTGCCTATGAACCTGGAAGTGGCACAACTATTATGGCTTATGCTGGCATTTGTGGTAGTGACAATATTCAAGAAAACAGTGATGCTTACTTTCATGCTGCCAGCTTAGATTATATGACCGCTTTTTCTCAACAAAATGACGGGAATAGCTGTGCGCAAATAAGTAGCACAGGAAATAACTTACCTATTGTTGAAGCGGGTCAAGGAGGATTTACTATCCCAATAAACACACCATTTCAGCTAAATGGAAGTGCAACTGACCCCGATGGTGATGGATTAAGTTATACATGGGAACAATTTGATCTTGGACCAGCAGGAAATCCAAACACTCCGGAAGAGAATGCTCCAATATTCAGATCATTTGAACCTACAGCCGATAGCTTCAGAATATTCCCTCAATTATCTGATATTTTGAATGGAACCCAGTCTAAAGGAGAAATACTACCCTCCTACGCTCGTGATTTAAATTTTAGATTAACCGTTCGAGATGATCAGCCGATAGGTGCTGTAGATTATGACGACCTTAGTTTAAGTGTAACAGATCAAGCAGGCCCTTTTGTAGTAGAAGAATTTACGGGTGATTATGTTGGCTACTCTTCAGCAACAGTAACTTGGCAGGTGAACGGCACTGATCTTGCACCAATCAATACCAATTTTGTGGATATTTATGTTTCCACTGACGGAGGAAATAGCTTTACAGAAAAAGTGGTAGAACAAACACCTAATGATGGATCGCAAGTTATAACAATGCCTAATGTCAATACATCGACAGCCAAAATCAAAGTA
Protein-coding sequences here:
- a CDS encoding cadherin repeat domain-containing protein, yielding MKNLTKLWSLALLLTAAMFMVSCEEDEPTIDVTEGLNVADGYYFVVDGEDPVAEKALLPEKVEGEGNVPTDREGFFGNYVFLEAGDYQIQKVESKEVSSTLGGALSKVAVEDLVNADEEPFDSYQIGLLESEGEAVNIANDGFFKISYDETTTELIVMEVKKVSFIGAPSGWSDVELDVVSSNPEDGFVFETGGVEIRQGDMYKLRINNAWKIIRNNEAENGYVAFTNYGGTADALVAGGDDIPFAKEDGIYTINVELQNDGGAFVEFTKTGEAEEITFDPAEYNFGILGSTNANAFDSDRDMVFKEVNGHPTWHGVVYFAENSIDDQGRRFKFRTNDDWAFNLGGVVTVGETTTLSVGGSDIEAPAAGAYYFMLWTEDEGETWQVTTKQPGWSLIGEGSPSGNWDDETPLVAQGFDENGVTTYTYSGDFAGGAYKLRAGSAWDYNLGGSLSELSPDGSDLSIDAGNYTFTLTFDGSSYSATVE
- a CDS encoding LacI family DNA-binding transcriptional regulator, whose product is MKKANITIKDIAKELGVSPSTVSRALKDHPDISSNTKKQINDLAQKLNYQPNTVALSLRQSKTNTLGVIIPEIAHFFFSAVISGIEDIAHDAGYHVIITQSNESFEREVMNTKALFNSRVDGILMSVSRETENYDHLQSLLDYDIPLVFFDRIIDSLNACKVIVNDEQGAYEATTHLIEQGCYRIAHLAGPQNLAISKNRLNGYKAALADNRYMIDDNLIKVCGLGTFEEAESITNEILDYRFPPDAIFANNDVAAYGAMMAIRKKKLRIPEDIAIVGFSNWRFSSLIQPALSSVTQPGFKMGQEATRLLMKQINKADDEESITETISLKTNLVVRESSKKI
- a CDS encoding KpsF/GutQ family sugar-phosphate isomerase, with translation MSRILESAKETIAIEAKSIKDLESILTPDFEQAVHAIMESKGKLIVTGMGKSGIIGKKIAATFSSTGTPSYFLHPGEAYHGDLGLIQEDDIVMAISNSGETDELLKIIPFFLRNGNKIIGVSGNPESTLAKNTHFHLNVHVEQEACPLDLAPTSSTTATLVMGDALAVALMKERDFKPEHFALFHPGGSLGRRLLMTVKDVMRSSDLPVIDSHSDMDVVIHSISNGRLGLAIIEENGELVGVITDGDLRRGMNAQKESFLSLKAKDIMTKSPISIDKEMKLKKAEEMMMECKINTLLVVENQKCVGVLQVYDL
- the kdsA gene encoding 3-deoxy-8-phosphooctulonate synthase: MSQELYQKLTSDKPFFIVGPCVMESMDLLHKVAKELVSIKDELGVEIIFKSSFDKANRTSASAKRGPGLEEGKEWLKEIKTTYNLPVTTDVHESYQPKLLEEVVDIMQIPAFLCRQTDLLLAAAETGKIVNIKKAQFLSGEDMLYPSQKVVQAGNKQVMLTERGNMYGYNNLVVDFRNIPDMLQLGFPVVMDCTHSVQRPGGAGGKTGGNREFVPGMALAAKAFGANGYFLETHPNPEEAWSDGPNQLYLKDLRDLIKKLV
- a CDS encoding glycoside hydrolase family 31 protein produces the protein MISSQTINKSNLNLHCGKIEAYKRNAYGISGKTENAFFRISVVQKGIFKIHLSLTEEFDEHSYAVISKPVGIDFSILDANGHLELKTEALTLEIKKDPFTTIFKDHDGNIINEDDHALGTSWLGEQVTTYKKLQEGERFIGLGEKTGPLDRKGTGYQNWNTDHFGYPPDSDPLYCTTPFYIGIHQGLSYGIYLDNSHKTHFNFGASNRRFSSFSADQGDMAYYFIHEESIEEIISSYTDLTGRMELPPIWSLGYQQCRYSYKPDKEVLSIAKFFREKEIPADVIVLDIHHMEQYKIFTWDGKDFPNPKQMIDKLEEMGFKVVVICDPGIKIEEGYDAYDSGTKEDVFIKYPDGEYYEGEVWPGWCHFPDFTKPTVRTWWQDKLKAYTDLGILGLWNDMNEIATWGQYLPDLMEFDYEGDKASTRKARNVYGMQMARSTYEGAKQNSPNKRVFNLTRAGFSGIQRYAAVWTGDNVADDEHMLLGVRLVNSLGLAGVAFSGYDIGGFAGDADSQLFARWISIGAFAPFFRGHSMINSRDSEPWAYGEEVEEISRNYINLRYKMMPYIYSAFYKAHEKGIPVARSLAIYHPHDEKIYHSLYENQYFFGPDIMVAPVASKVNLAKVYFPEGEWYDLFDDTFYRGNQEVIVECPIERLPVFVRASAIIPMQDKLENLSQNQNDCLHLHIYGGQEENRYEYYEDDGESFNHVSGEFYKRTIEFIPEKRQLLLHAKEGDYNSQYQKIQLFFHGFEGKINGKIQVNQQTIPLEKADFNFVDQISNFDPLPENERINLKVHDLPNAIFNMDDDKIEIKW
- a CDS encoding alpha-amylase family glycosyl hydrolase, whose translation is MNKYFLSILIIALAFNYSCNPKQEKDQQKKILLYPEKAKDMNIYEVNIRQYTPEGTIKAFIPHIDRLKNMGVDILWIMPVQPIGEKNRKEPLGSYYSIKDYTAINPNFGTLEDFNKLVKTAHENEMIVLLDWVANHTAYDHPWAEEHPEFYNLDSLGQLQSPVADWTDVADLNYENKDLHQAMINEMKWWITEADIDGFRCDMAGMVPNNFWDKAIDSLEATKDVFMLAEWEEPKIHDAGFDMSYGWELHHMLNDIANGKANADSVVAYLKKDAEKYDSTAFRMYFTTNHDENSWAGTVFERMGDAYQALAVLTATIPGMPLIYSGQEAGLDKRLPFFNKDSIDWSNLEYEDFYSQLLMLKKNNPALWNGAYGGNFTEINKEQNSSEILAFSRKKDNNEVLVILNLSDSIQSFKIDKRFTGITYQKASNSAMTVTFDDQQQPLAFDPWSYMILTKNSLNTK
- a CDS encoding MFS transporter; its protein translation is MDNISIASKKPKLKFWEIWNMSFGFLGIQFGFALQNANVSRIFDTLGAEKESLPILWLAAPVTGLVVQPIIGYYSDRTWIPKWGRRRPFFAVGAILATIALFIMPNSPSLWIAAGMLWIMDGSINVSMEPFRAFVGDMLPNEQRSKGFAMQAFFIGIGAVIASVLPYVLTNWLGFSNEAPDGQIPDSVKWSFYIGGVAFFSAVMWTVFNTKEYPPDDIEKLKLENSERGIFTGLAESFIGIFKMPKTMVQLAFVQFFSWFALFAMWIYTTPAVTEHVYGTLDTKSALYNEGANWVGIMFGVYNGVAALAAFLLPQLAKYFGRKGTHMLALFCGAAGLISVFYVNNPDLLVISMIGVGIAWASILSLPYAMLSSALPSDKMGYYMGVFNFFIVIPQIVAAGILGFILKYFFNNDTIYALVIGGISMILAGLLSLWVRDKDEEKISKF